A single genomic interval of Lathyrus oleraceus cultivar Zhongwan6 chromosome 7, CAAS_Psat_ZW6_1.0, whole genome shotgun sequence harbors:
- the LOC127103134 gene encoding uncharacterized protein LOC127103134, whose product MSDSSSSEPSNPNREDPVADSANTSHARRPKETVSGFSSAIALEERTKEGSSVAYQENLESLGNNISDDVEQIDAHKESNVDKPLDNVAGEEVHVAHDVSNNPNCEAETVDLEEFSDNELLSSVLPSIAKRFRTRREKKTVAQRSPRKKIDVPTSSKTKVAVESSLKRKVHGPTKSWSKGVPKKKKTKSVVVESDSDVPCDVPDTMWKYVYQKRLALERELAQNVLDCKDIMDLIQEAGLMKTVTQFSKCYEILVKEFIINLSEECADGKSKEFRKVYVRGKKWPLKGKLVASKLSVKYAMLHKIGAANWVSTNHKATVVVMLGKFIYAVGTKANFDYGSYIFDQTLKHAGSFSVKGPIAFSSLICGIVLNQFPNILIENDYMKKRDNPMSFNHKLFLGTHVPDIVMTTGDTSRVSNQPGKAAVIAMLKETYRELEARKLNLEKLISTLEMTEGDVLGEAVAAAEGAERQGEEGEADASPDDGTDDDADSESDD is encoded by the exons ATGTCGGATTCCTCTAGCTCTGAACCAAGCAACCCTAACAGAGAAGATCCTGTTGCTGACTCTGCGAATACCTcacatgcaagaagacctaaagaaactgTATCAGGCTTCTCCTCAGCCATCGCTCTTGAGGAACGAACCAAAGAAGGTTCCAG TGTTGCTTATCAAGAAAATCTTGAGTCTTTAGGAAATAATATCTCTGATGATGTTGAGCAAATTGATGCTCATAAGGAGTCAAATGTTGACAAACCCTTAGATAATGTGGCTGGTGAGGAAGTCCATGTCGCTCATGATGTCAGTAACAACCCTAACTGTGAGGCTGAAACAGTAGACCTGGAGGAATTTTCTGATAATGAGCTGTTGTCCTCAGTCctccctagcatagccaaaaggtttaggactaggagagaaaagAAAACAGTGGCTCAAAGGTCCCCCAGAAAGAAGATTGATGTTCCAACCTCTTCCAAGACAAAGGTGGCAGTCGAGAGTTCCCTCAAGAGGAAAGTTCATGGTCCAaccaaatcttggagcaaaggGGTGCCCAAGAAAAAGAAGACCAAGTCTGTTGTTGTTGAGTCTGACTCAGATGTTCCATGTGATGTCCCTGATACTAt GTGGAAATATGTTTATCAGAAGAGGCTGGCTTTGGAAAGGGAATTAGCTCAGAATGTCCTAGACTGTAAGGATATTATGGACCTTATTCAAGAGGCTGGTTTAATGAAGACTGTGACTCAGTTCTCAAAGTGCTATGAGATATTGGTAAAGGAATTTATTATCAATTTGTCTGAAGAATGTGCTGATGGGAAGTCTAAGGAATTCAGGAAAGTGTATGTGCGCGGCAA GAAGTGGCCTCTCAAAGGAAAATTGGTGGCCAGCAAACTGAGTGTCAAGTATGCAATGTTGCACAAGATTGGAGCTGCTAACTGGGTGTCCACCAATCATAAAGCTACAGTTGTTGTAATGCTTGGAAAGTTTATAtatgctgttggaaccaaagccAATTTTGACTATGGCTCCTATATTTTTGATCAAACTTTGAAGCATGCAGgaagcttcagtgtgaaggggcCTATAGCCTTTTCCTCTCTCATCTGTGGTATTGTTTTGAATCAGTTTCCAAACATCTTAATAGAGAATGATTATATGAAGAAAAGAGACAACCCTATGTCCTTCAATCATAAGTTGTTCCTAGGTACccatgtccctgacattgtcatgacaaCAGGTGATACATCACGTGTAAGTAATCAACCAGGTAAAGCTGCTGTCATTGCAATGCTCAAAGAAACTTACAGGGAGTtagaggcaaggaagctgaaCTTGGAAAAATTGATTAGCACTTTGGAGATGACTGAAGGTGATGTGCTTGGTGAAGCTGTTGCTGCTGCAGAAGGAGCTGAAAGACAAGGTGAAGAGGGAGAAGCAGATGCCAGTCCTGATGATGGCACAGATGATGATGCTGACTCTGAGTCAGATGACTAG
- the LOC127103132 gene encoding delta(3,5)-Delta(2,4)-dienoyl-CoA isomerase, peroxisomal, whose amino-acid sequence MQDSIIALEQCRKRVIASMHGGYICGGIVIIIACDIRVCTKYAFSSVKEMDLALAVDLGSLQRLSSIVGFGNTMDLALTARTFFDLEEKYMDLVSRVFYLQHELDKGVRNLLRVGFFFLISIFIHYC is encoded by the coding sequence ATGCAAGATTCAATTATAGCTCTGGAACAATGCCGTAAACGTGTGATTGCAAGTATGCATGGAGGCTACATATGTGGTGGAATCGTTATCATAATAGCCTGTGACATAAGGGTTTGTACAAAGTATGCCTTTTCCTCAGTGAAAGAGATGGATTTGGCTTTGGCGGTTGATCTGGGATCACTTCAAAGGCTGTCAAGCATTGTTGGTTTCGGAAACACGATGGATTTGGCTTTGACGGCTAGAACGTTCTTCGATTTGGAGGAAAAATACATGGATCTGGTTTCTCGTGTTTTTTATTTGCAACATGAGCTGGATAAGGGTGTTAGGAACTTGCTTAGAGTTGGTTTCTTTTTCTTAATCTCTATTTTCATTCATTATTGTTAA